The stretch of DNA GTCATTGGCGCGGGTGAAGCTCAGCTCCCATTTGGGTTCGCCAATAAAGAAGTCGAAACCCAGCGCACCGACGGCAGCGCAGATCAGCGCCACCCCCAGCCCATACAGCGCGCCGATCACGGTGATGACCATCACGAAGATCAGGCTGATATAGCCCTCTTCCAGCACGCCATCGAGTTCGACACCAAAGGCCGAGGCGACGATCAGCAGGCTGAAACCCCAGGCCAGTTGGCGCGGGGCGATATGATACCATGCCGGGGAGGGCGTGAAAGGCGACGGAGCAGGCTCGACCATGCCGCGGCTTGTTTCAGAAGCGACGCTTGTCGGCAAGGCCATGCGCCCCCCTTCCCCATAAACAAACGCCCCGGTCGGAAACCCGACCGGGGCGCCTGATTGCAGCAACGATGGCGTCAGATCGCCAGCGCCATGGTCGACATGCCGTTGCGGCCGCCAGCCAGCTCACGGTTGAGCCACAGCGCGCCCAGCGTCAGGATCGAACCCGAGAGCAGGTACAGGCCCGAGGCCACCACGCCATACTCATGCGCCAGCTTAAGCGCGATCAGCGGGGCGAAAGCGGCACCCACCAGCCAAGCGATGTCGCTGGTGAAGCACGAACCGGTGTAACGGTGCGAAGGCGTGAAGCTGGAAGCCACCGCGCCCGAGCTCTGCCCGAAGGACACGCCCAGCAGCGCGAAGCCGGTGACCATGAAGATGATCTCGCCGGCCATGCCCGCGCTCAGCATCTGCGGACCAAAGCCCGAGAACACCGCGGTCACCACCGCCGAGCAACCCAGCACCACGCGGCGCCCGACCTGATCGGCCAGACGGCCCGAGGCGATGATCGCCAGCACGCCGATGAAAGCGGCCACGATCTCGATCAGCAGGAACTTGACCGGAGTTTCGGTGGTGTTGAGATAGACCCAGGACAGGGGGAACACCGTCACCATATGGAACAGCGCAAAGCTGGCCAGCGGGGCAAAGGCGCCCAGCAGGATCGTCTTCCACTCGCTGCGCAGCGTCTCGATCGGCGGCTCGGGAGCCAGATCGCGGCTTTCGAACAGGCGTTCGAACTCGGCGGTGCCGACCAGACGCAGCCGGGCGAACAGCGCGACCACGTTGATGGCAAAGGCCACGAAGAAGGGGAAACGCCAGCCCCAGCTCACGAATTCAACCTGAGGCAGGGTCGAGAGGAAGAAGGCGAACATGCTGCTGGCCACGATCAGCCCCAGCGGCGCGCCAAGCTGCGGGATCATGGCGTACCAGCCGCGCTGCTCCTGGGGCGCGTTCAGCGCCAGCAGCGAGGCAAGGCCGTCCCAAGTGCCGCCCAGGGCAAAGCCCTGGCCCAGGCGGAACAGGCCGCCAGCAGGGCGATGGCCGCACCGCTGCCCATATCGGCATAGCCGGGCAGGAAAGCGATCGAGGCGGTCGATCCGCCCAGCATAAAGAGCGCCACCACCAGCTTGGCGGTGCGCCCATAGGCCAGATCGATCATCATGAAGACGAAAGACCCGACAGGCCGCGCGATGAAGGCCAGCGGGAAGATCGCGAAGGAATAGATCGTGCCGGTGAAGGCATCGGTGAACGGAAAGAGCAACTTCGGAAACACCAGCACCGAGGCGATGCCGTAAACAAAGAAGTCGAAAAACTCGGACGTTCGACCGATGATGACGCCAATGGCGATCTCACCGGGGGAAACATGGTCGTCGCGCTCCGGAGCAGTGCCGGCGCCGGGAGGGGTAATGGCACCCCCCTTGTCGTAAGTGGCGGTGGTCATGTTCAGGCATCCCATGTCGTACGGATTATGTCCGTACTGTTATACGTAATTCAAAGAGGTTACCGGAGTTCCCGGCAAAATCGCTGAATTGCGTTGTTTTGCAGGCTGCACCATAATGCGGGCGGTGACAATCCCGGTGATGGGACAAAATGTCCAATCGCAGCTGCAGCATCGGAGGCCTACGCGCGCGTTCCATGAGCCTGCATCTCCCACCCCCCCTTCGCCATTGGCGTAAGGCCAGCGCATTGGTCTTGCCGCTGATTTTGTCCGCATGTCAGTCCGACGTGATGAATCCGGCGGGCGATATTGCAAAGCAGCAAGCGCATCTGGTGATCGTCGCCACGCTCTTGATGCTGATCATTGTCGTGCCGGTCATGCTGCTGATCGTGCTCTTCGCCTGGCGCTATCGCGCGTCCAGCGCGCAGGCGCCCTACGCGCCGGAGTGGCACCACTCGACCCAGCTCGAGCTGCTGATCTGGGCGGCGCCGCTGCTGATCATCATCGCGCTGGGCGCGATGACCTGGATCAGCACGCACCAGCTCGATCCCTTCCGCCCGCTGGACCGCCTGAAGGAAGGCCAGCGTCCGATCGCCGCCGGCGACCAAGCCGCTGGCGGTCGAGGTGGTGGCGCTGGACTGGAAGTGGCTGTTCATCTACCCCGAGCAGGGCGTGGCCACCGTCAACGAAGTGGCCGCGCCGGTGGATCGCCCGATCCATTTCAAGATCACCGCCTCCACGGTGATGAACTCGTTCTACGTGCCCGGCCGTTGCCGGGCATGATCTACGCCATGCCGGGCATGACCACTCAGCTCAACGCGGTGATCAACAAGCCAGGCGGCTACGAGGGCCTCTCGGCCAACTACAGCGGCGCGGGCTTCTCGCACATGCGCTTCAAGTTCCGCGCTGGGCGTGAACCAGGGCGATTTCGACAAGTGGGTCGCCAAGGCCAAGGGTGAAGGCGGCAACCTGGATGCAGCCACCTATCTGAAGCTGGAACAGCCTTCGGAAGCCGATCCGGTGCGCCACTTCGCCGCCGTGCAGGGCGACCTGTTCGACCGCGTGGTCAACCTCTGCGTGCGTTCGGGCAAGATGTGCGTCAACCAGATGATGGCGCTCGACGCCAAGGGCGGCACCGGCAAGGCCGGCACCTTCAACGTGGCCCAGCTGACCTATGACAAGAACGGCCGCGAAGCCGTCACGCCCGTCATCCCCGGCCAGCAGGCCGAGGTCGACAAGGCTTTCGTGCGCGCCATGTGCGATCCGAACGCCAAGATGGCCGGTCCGCTGCTGCCTGAAGGTCAGAAGCCCGCAAACGCCTCCACGGCGCCCGCCAAGGCGCCCCGCCAGTCGGAGCTGAGCCTGCTCGCCCCGGCCCGCTCCACTCATTCGTGATTGTGAAGCCCATGCTAATAGAAGCACCTTCGACGCATTCGCACTGGACGCCCCTGCTGGGCCGTCTCGGTTTCGATGCGCTGCCCACCGAGCCCATCGTCATGGTCACACTGGCCGTCGTCGCCCTGGGCGGCCTCGGCGTGGTCGGTGCGATCACCTACTACCTCAAGCTGTGGGGCTACCTCTGGACCGAGTGGTTCACCAGCGTCGACCACAAGAAGATCGGCGTCATGTACATCGTCCTGGCCCTGGTCATGCTGCTGCGCGGCTTCGCCGACGCGATCATGATGCGCGCGCAGCAGGCCCTCGCCTTCGGCGCCGTCTGACGGCTACCTGCCGCCGCACCACTACGACCAGATCTTCACCGCGCACGGCGTGATCATGATCTTCTTCGTGGCCATGCCCTTCATGACCGGCCTGATGAACTTGGTGGTGCCGCTGCAGATCGGCGCGCGCGACGTGGCCTTCCCCTTCCTGAACAACTCTCTGCGCTTCTGGATGACCGTGGGCGGCGCGGTGCTGGTGATGGTCTCGCTGTTCGTGGGCGAGTTCGCCCGCACCGGCTGGCTGGCCTATCCGCCGCTGTCGGGGCTGGCCTACAGCCCGGGCGTGGGGGTGGACTACTACATCTGGGCGCTGCAGATATCCGGGGTGGGCACGATGCTCACGGGCATCAACCTCATCGTCACCATCTTCAAGATGCGCGCGCCGGGCATGACCCTGATGCAGATGCCGGTCTTCACCTGGACCGCCCTGGTCACCAACATCCTGATCGTGGCCGCGTTCCCGGTCCTGACCGCCGCCCTGGCCCTGCTGTCCCTGGACCGCTACCTTCGACACGCACTTCTTCACCAACGACCTCGGCGGCAACGCCATGATGTACGTCAACCTGATCTGGATCTGGGGCCACCCCGAGGTGTACATCCTGATCCTGCCGGCCTTCGGCATCTTCTCCGAAGTCACCGCGACCTTCTCCGGCAAGCGCCTGTTCGGCTACACGTCGATGGTCTACGCCAGCGCTGCGTCATCGCCATCCTGTCCTTCCTCGTGTGGCTGCACCACTTCTTCACCATGGGTTCGGGCGCCAGCGTCAACGCCTTCTTCGGCATCACCACCATGATCATCTCGATCCCGACCGGCGTGAAGATCTTCAACTGGCTGTTCACCATGTACCGCGGCCGCCTCCGCTTCGAACGTGCCGATGCTGTGGACCCTGGGCTTCATGGTCACCTTCACCATCGGCGGCATGACCGGCGTGCTGCTGGCCGTCCCGGCCGCCGACTTCGTGCTGCACAACAGCCTGTTCCTGATCGCCCACTTCCACAACGTGATCATCGGCGGCGTGGTGTTCGGCTTGCTGGCCGGCATCACCTACTGGTTCCCGAAGGCCTTCGGCTTCAAGCTGAACGAGTTCTGGGGCAAGCGTGCCGTTCTGGTGCTGGCTGGTCGGCTTCTACCTGGCCTTCATGCCGCTCTACATGCTGGGCTTGATGGGCGTGACCCGCCGCATGCGCCTCTTCGACCACAGCTTCGACGATCTGCGCATCTACTACATCGTCGCCATGCTGGGCGCTCTGCTGATCGCCGCCGGCATCGGCGCGATGCTGCTGCAGTTCGCCATCTCGATCTGGAAGCGTGAAGAGTACAAGGACGTCACGGGCGATCCGTGGGACGGCCGCACGCTGGAATGGTCGACCTCCTCGCCGCCGCCGTACTACAACTTCGCCTTCACCCCGATCATCCACGATCTGGACGCCTGGGCCGACATGAAGAAGGCGGGCGTGCCCCGTCCGACCTCGGGCTTTGCCGACATCCACATGCCCCGCTCGACCTGGGCCGGTGTGATCCTGGCGGGCCTGGCCACGGGCTTCGGCTTCGCGCTGATCTGGCAGGTCTGGTGGGCAGCGATCGGCGGCTTTGCCGTGCTGGTTGCCACCGCGATCGTCCACACCTTCAACTACAAGCGCGGCTACTACATCCCCGCCGCGCATATCGCCGAAGTGGAAGAGAAGCGCACCGCGCAGCTGGCTGCGCTCTCCAAGGAAGGAGCCGCCGCGTGAGCACTCCTAAAACCCATCTGAACAAGACTGGCGACGAACTCGTCGCCAGCTACTACGACCTGCATGAGCATGCTCATCCGGACGGCTACAGCACCAATCTGGGCTTCTGGATCTACCTGATGAGCGACTGCCTGATCTTCGCCGTGCTGTTCGCCACCTACGGCGTGCTGGGCCGCAACTATGCGGGCGGCCCCGCGGGCCCCAAGACCCTGTTCGACCTGCCGCTGGTGGCGCTCAACACCGCGCTGCTGCTGTTCTCCTCGATCACCTATGGCTTCGCCATGATCGCGATGCAGTCGGGCAAGAAGAACGCCACGCTGATCTGGCTGGGCGATCACGGGTGTGCTGGGCCTGTGCTTCCTGGGCGTGGAACTCTATGAGTTCGCGCACCTGATCCATGAAGGCGCGGGCCCGCAGCGCAGCGCGTTCCTGTCCTCCTTCTTCACGCTGGTGGGCACGCACGGCCTGCACGTCACCTTCGGCTCGATCTGGCTGGTGACGCTGATGGTCCAGGTGGGCAGCTTCGGCCTGACCGCCGCCAACAAGCGCCGCCTGATGTGCCTGTCGATGTTCTGGCACTTCCTGGACGTGATCTGGATCGGCGTCTTCACCTTCGTCTACCTGATGGGGGTGCTGCGCTGATGGCTGACCATGCACCACACATGACGACCCGGCCATGGCCACGATCATGGGGCGACGGGCTACCACGCCACGATGAAGGGCTACGTGATCGGCTTCATCCTGTCGGTGATCCTGACCGCGATCCCGTTCTGGCTGGTGATGACCAGGGCGCTCCACAGCCCCGCCGCCACGGGCCTTGTCATCCTGGGCTTCGCGGCGGTGCAGATCGTGGTCCACATGGTCTACTTCCTGCACATGAACCCCAAGGTCGAGGGCGGGCTGAACGATGCTGGCGCTGATCTTCACGCTGGTCGTCGTGGTGATCATGCTGGCCGGCTCGATCTGGGTGATGTTCCACCTGAACCAGAACATGATGCCGATGCCCGCCACCATGGACGGCATGGGCTGATCGCGACATGACCTTGGACTTGCCTCTGGCAACCGAGGGCAAGACAGGGGGGCGGCGCCAGTTCATGCTGGTGGCCGCCCTTCTGGCTTTTGCGGCCCTCTTCGTCGGCCTTGGCGTGTGGCAGGTGAAGCGCCTCGCCTGGAAGGAAGCGCTGATCGCGCGGGTCAACGCCGGGCTCAGCGCCACACCCCAGACGATCGACGCCGTGCCGACCGGCCTGCCCGGCGAGCTGCTCAAAGCCGCCGAATATCGCCGCTTCACCCTGCATGGCCGCTGGATTCCCGAGGGCACGACGCTGGTGACGGGGGCCTCGGCCTATGGCACCGGCTATTGGGCGCTGACCCCGCTGACCACAGACGCCGGACGGACGCTCTACGTCAACCGCGGCTACGTGCCGATGGGCACCACGCGCGATGCCGTGATCGCGGCAACGCCCGCCGTGCCGGTCGAGGTCACCGGCCTGCTGCGCCTGACCGAGCCGCATGGCGGTTTCCTACGCGGCAACGACCCGCAAGCTGATCGCTGGGCCTCACGCGATATCTTCGCCATCGCCGCGCATCGCCACATCGCCGCCCTGCCCGACTGGTTTATCGATGCGCAGAGCATGCGCCCCGACCAGCCCGTCGACGCGGCCATCACCGCCCATCAACCTATGGCGGGCTTGACGGTGGTAAGCTTTCCCAACAATCACCTGGGTTATGCAATCACCTGGTTTACGCTTGCGCTGCTTTCTCTGGGCGCCATTCTGCTGGTGCGACGCCAGCGTTAAGTTTGCGGGGGCTGTGTCCGCATGAGCGACACGCCCCCGCTCACCCCGCCCTGGGACATCGCCCCGGCGTCCAAACGCAACATGATGCTGCTGATCCAGTTGCGCTGGATCGCGGTGGTCGGCCAGTTGCTGACCATCTGGTTCGTCGCCGCCGTGCTGCATGTCCATCTGCCGATCTTCGAGATGATGACGGTGCTGGTGCTTCTGGCGCTGGTCAATCTGGCCACGCTGGTGCTCAGCATCGGGCGGCGGGGCTTTTCCTACATCGAACTGCTGGGCTCGCTGATGCTGGATGTGTCGGCGCTGGCCTGGCAGCTTTACCAGACCGGCGGGGGCACCAACCCATTCGCCTTCCTGTTTCTGCTGCAGATCGTGATCGGCGCCATCCTGCTGCCCCCGCGCTGGAGCTGGATCATCGCCGCGCTGGCGGGTTGCGATGCCACCTTCCTCACCTTCTTCTTCCAGCCGCTGACCCTGCCCGATGTCTATGAGGGCGTGCATTTCCAGCTCTACCTGATAGGCAGCCTGCTGTGCTTTTTGCTGATCGGTTCGCTGCTGGTGTTCTTCGTGGGCCGCATCGACCGCAACCGCCGCGCCAGCGACGCCCGCCTGGCCGCCCTGCGCCAACGCGCGGCCGAGGAGGACCACATCGTCCGCATGGGCCTGCTGGCCACCGGCGCCGCCCATGAGCTGGGCACGCCGCTGGCCTCCCTGTCGGTGATCCTGGGCGACTGGGCACATCACCCCAGCGTCAAACAAGACAGCGATCTGGCCGAGGATATCGCGCTGATGCAGGGCGAGTTGAAGCGCTGCAAGGCGATCCTGTCCGGCGTGCTGATCTCGGCAGGGGAAATCCGCGGCGAGAACCCGCAGGTCACCTCGCTTCACACCTTCCTCCATGATTTCATCGAGGACTGGCGCGAACGCTCCCCCTGCCCCATCGCCTTCACGCAAGACATCGGCGAGGACATCGACATCGTCGCCGACCCCGCGCTGCGGCAGGTGCTCAGCAACATCGTCGACAATGCCATCGACGCCTCCCCAACCGGCATCACCATCGAAGCACGCAGCGAGCGCGACTGGCTGAGCATCGTCACCACCGACGACGGCCCCGGCTTCGCAGCCCAGGTGATCGACCAGATCGGCAAGCCCTATGTCTCCACCAAGGGGCGCGACGGCGGCGGGCTCGGCCTGTTCCTCGTGGTCAATGTGGCGCGCAAGCTGGGCGGACGGCTGAAGGTGGAGAACCGCGAGGAAGGCGGCGCCCGCGTCACCCTGACGATCCCGTTGTCGGCGCTGGCCTTTCAGGGCAAAAGGACGAAATGAACGATCCGGCACCCCCATCCCCGGAGTCTTCGATCTCACCCTCGCTGGTGATCGTCGAGGACGACCCCGCTTTTGGACGCACCCTCAAACGCTCCTTCGAACGGCGCGGCTATGAGGTGCAACACGCCACAAGCCCCGAAGAGCTGGAAGCCCTGCTCGACGACGACAGCTTCGATTACGCCGTGGTGGATCTGAAACTGGGCACCGCCTCAGGCCTGACCTGCGTGCAGATGCTCAGCCAGCATGATCCGGCGACCTGCATCGTGGTGCTCACCGGCTTTGCCAGCATCGCCACGGCGGTCGAGGCGATCAAGCTGGGCGCCGCGCACTACCTCGCCAAGCCCGCCAACACCGACGATATCGAGGAAGCCTTTGCCCAGCGCGAGGGCAACCCCGAGGTGCCGCTCGAAGGCCGCAAGACCTCGATCAAGACGATGGAGTGGGAATATATCCACTCCACCCTGGCCGATTGCGATTTCAACATCTCCGAAGCCGCGCGGCGGTTGGGGATGCATCGTCGGACTTTAGCGCGGAAGCTGGAAAAGCGGCAGTTGAAGTAAGGTTGAAAAGGAAGATGCGAGGGGGTTACCCCCTCGCGCTCCCATTCCGTCTTCCGGCGATAGGGCAGTGGCTCCGCTACCGGGCGTCTTACCTCTCCACCTGCGTGAAAACCATTTCAGCCTGCGGCGCGGTGGCGTTCGGCTAAGCCAAACGCCACATATCCTTTACGCCAGCTTGTCGCGCACGATGGCCAGCGCCTGTTCGTTGATCGCCTTGGCTTGCTCCACTGTATCGCTTTCCGAATAGCACCGCAGTTCCGGCGCATTGCCCGAGCGGCGCAGGTGAATGATCACCCCCTGCTCGGTCGTCATGCGGATGCCATCGGTCAGATCCAGTTGGGTCACCGCCCCGGCAATCGCGCCGAAGTGCTCGTTCAACCGCACGATCTGCGCATCCTTGTCGCCCTCCAGCAGCTTGGCGAAGATCGCCTCGCTCTTCTCCGTGGCGAAGTTCTGGATGCGATCCGAATAGGTCACACGCGGCGGCAGTTCCTCGATCAGATCACGGATCTTGCCCGGACGCGAGGCCACAATCACCGTCAGCACCGGCAACACCGCATCGCGCGTCGGCAACGGCTCCAGCGAGCCCAGCTTCGTGCCCAGCAGGAAGCCGCCATTGGCCTCATAGCCCACCACCGGCTGTTCGCCCTTGGCCAGATGCGCGTTCATTGCCGCGATCACGAAAGGCGATCCGATCCGCGTGCGATCCGTTTCGGCAAACGCCCCGCTGCGCTCCAGCACCGTGTTGCTCGACACCGGCGTCACCACCGCATGCGCGCGCAGCGCCCGCGCGCACAGCACGCCCAGAATATCGCCGCGCAACCATTCGCCCGTATGGTCGGCCAGCAGCGGACGATCCGAATCGCCATCGGTCGAGATGATCGCATCGAAACCGAACTCTGCCGCCCAGCCCTTGGCCAGTTCGACATCCTCGGGGCGAATGGCTTCGGTATCGACCGGAATGAACTGGGTCGCACGGCCCAGCGCCACGGCCTTGCCGCCCAGCGCCTCGACCACCTCGACCAGCACATCGCGGCCCACGGCCGAATGCTGATAGACGCCGATCGTCAGCCCGCGCAGCGCCTGAGGCCCGAAATGATCGACATAACGCTGGATATAGCTGCGTGCGACCTCGGTCACCTCGGGCAGCGGGGCTTCGGCCTTCAGCATGCCCGCATCGTCGAAAAGCGCCGGATCGGTGGCGATCACCTGACCGCGCATCCCGGCCTCATCCTCCTTCAGCACCTCCCCCTTGGGGCGGTAGAATTTGATGCCGTTGCGGTCGGCGGGAATATGGCTGCCCGTCACCATCAGCGAGGGAATGCCCTGCCCAAAGGCATAAAGCGCCAGCGCCGGCGTCGGCACAAAGCCGCAGAACACCGGCTCGCCGCCCAGATCCCGCACGGCCTGAGCGCAAGCGGCCATGATGCGCGGCGTGCTGGGGCGCAGATCGCCCGCCACCGCCACGCGCATGCCGGGCGAAAACTCGCCAAGGCCCGCCAGATGCTGGAGAAAACCGGTGGTATAGGCGTGGCAGACCTGATCGGTCATCGCCACCACCTCGCCCCGTGCGCCGCTGGTGCCGAATTGCACGCCCGAGCGTGCCATCACCGCATCGACCGTCAGGGGTTTGGTCTGGGCGTCCTGCTGGGTCATCGAAAATTTCCTGCCTTTTGAGAACGAAACGGTCAGAGACGAGCCCCATGATGAAGCCGGACTTTGCCCCTCTTGTCTATCCTGTCTGCGGTATACGGGCCACCCCGTAAGATGGACAAATTCCAGAACATTGTTGCAATACACTGACTGATCGAACGAGCGCTCGCCCGAAAGGCTCCAAAGCCGATCAGTCGCGCCTTCGTGCCATGCCCGCGCGGCGATAGGCTGATGTCATGATCGCGCCTGTGCATATCGCCCGCCTGTGGGATGCGGGGCTGGTCGCCGTGCTGGCTCTGGCCTGCGCGCTGGTATCCTATGTCAATTGGGGGATGGCTGACAGCTTTACCGGTCTGGTGCCGGGCCGGGTCGCGGCGGCACCTGTGGTCGCCGCAGGAACCGGCTCGGACCCTGAGCTGGAATCCCTTCTGCCGCAGCAGATCCGCAACCTCAGCAGCGATGCCGCGCGAGCCTACAACATCGCTTCCCCGCTGGAGCCGACCAACCCCGCAGCGCCGCCCTTCCATCCCGAATGGCTCTCCGCGCAGGAGCTGGAGCGCGCCACTGACTGCATGGCCACCGCCATCTATTATGAGGCGGCCAGCGAAAGTCTGGCCGGGCAGTTGGCGGTGGCTCAGGTGATCCTCAATCGGGTACGCCACCCTCATTTTCCCAAGACGGTCTGCGCGGTGGTCAATCAGGGCAGCGAAAGAGCGCTGGGGTGCCAGTTCACCTTCACCTGCGATGGCGCTTTGACGCGAGCGCCCAATCCGGCTGGTCTGCAAAGAGCCCGGCGAGTCGCTCAGGCGGCACTGCATGGCGCGACTTCGGCTCAGGCCGGGCAGGCCACGCATTATCACACGATCTGGATCGTCCCGCGCTGGGCCGGGCAATTGCGGAAGGTGGCCATCATCGAGCATCATGTGTTTTATCGGCCTTCCGCGTTTTACGCCGGCTATACGCTGCCCACCCCCTTGCCTGCACTTGAGGCTCATGCCGAAACGCCCGATCTGGCCATGCCCCGGCAGACGCATCCGGCGATCGCTGTGAATGACAGGCCAGACAGCGCCCCGCCCCCGATGACGAGCGAGCCCAAAAAGTTGATGGAGGTGACGACGGCAACCTTCATCGTCCCGGAGGTCGAAGCGAGACCTTTACCTGCGTCAGATCACAAACCTCCATCTGATAGAAAAATCTTTCAGTTCGGCAGAAACATGCAACGCAGGACCAACATGCCCCTGACCAGATTTTAATCAAAAATTGATGCCAAATCACCGCCTCACATACTTTGATCAAATTCAGATATTTCTCGCACCTGTTTCGGCGGATTTGGATGGATCATCGATTCTACATGCCATCATTTTGGATAGGCTGCGCCTCAGCATGAATTGCAACAAGGTGCGTCATGACCTCTTTGTCAGTGTCTCCTCGCCCGATCTCTTTTCGTCCCGCTCAGGAGTGGGACTGGATACGCTGCTCCGATATGGTGCTGGCTCTGGCGGCCCTGGCCATCCTGTTGCCGCTGATGCTGATGGTGGCGCTGGCGATACGCCTGACCAGCAAAGGGCCGGTGTTTTTCATCCATAAGCGTATCGGCCGCAACGGACAGACCTTTGGATGCTGCAAGTTCCGCACCATGGCCGTGGATGCCGACCGCCGCCTCGCCGACCTGCTGGAGCGTGATCCACAAGCTCGCGCCGAATGGCAGAGCAGCCAGAAACTGCTCAAGGATCCGCGTATCACCGCTGTGGGTCATTTCCTGCGACGCAGCAGCATCGATGAGCTGCCCCAGCTCTACAACATCCTGAACGGCACGATGAGCTGGGTTGGCCCGCGCCCCATCGTGCAGAATGAAGTGCATCGCTATGGCCATCATTTCAGCCATTACTGCCGGGTCAGGCCGGGAATCACCGGCCTGTGGCAGGTCAGCGGGCGCAGCAATGTCAGCTATCGCCGCCGTGTGGCGATGGATGTGGTCTATATCCGGCGGCGCAATGTTGTGCTCAACAGTGTGATTATGGCGCGCACGCTGCCGGCGGTTCTGCTCCAGCGCGGCTCCTGCTGAGCTTTGGCGGCAAGTGATCGCGTGAGGCGAGCGAAGACCACCCGGCCGCCGCCCCATCCTCCGATGAGCAAGCATGGTGCCAAGGCAAGAGCCGGAGGGCAAAATCTGCTCACCCGGCATCGGGCCTTTATCATCAAGGCTCTGCCGGGCCTTGCAGCGATACACATGCTGGGCTTTGCGATGCTGGGGGCAGCCAACAATGGCTATCTTTCGGCGATCATGGTGCTGGTTCAGGCGCTTTTCGCAGGCGTGGTCTTTGTGGTGCTGCCGCCGGAACGGGCGTGGCTGCAGTCGATCTGGCCGGCGAAGCTCGCATGGCTGATGCTGGCGCTCTGGGCCGCGCTTCCGCTGGCAGCGCCGTGGCTTGGTCTGCGGGGTCTGCAGCCTCCACTATCGCCCGATCTCTATCAGTTGAGCCTGCTGACTCTGTGCGGGCAGATCATGCTGTTTATGGCGATGACACAGATCGCAAGGCAAAGTCAGGCCTGTCAGCGGCATGTGAAAGCCATCGGGCTGCTAGCCATTCCGATCATTGCGCTGTGCCTTGCAGCCGTCCGGCTGGAATGGATCGATCCGGCCTTGCTCGGGCTGGGAAGCGCAAGACAACAGCGTTTTTCCGGCTCAATCGGCAATCCCAATGTCGCTGGAGTCATCTTTGCCATGATTGCGCTGCTGACCATGGGGGCGACAATCACCCGCTTCCGCAACTGGTTGGCACGCCCCACAGACCGGTCATTGCTGACGCTGGCCTTCACCGGGGCGACATGCGGTTTCTGCCTCACTCTGGTGGTCGCGACGCAATCACGCACGGCGGCGCTGTTGTTGTTTCCTTGCCTCGCTATTCTTTGTGCCTGTTCGGCATGGCCACCACGAACATATCGCCGCTACCGTCTGGCCGGAGCAGGGCTGTTGGCCCTTATGGCCCTGCCCGCGATTCCGGCTTTCGATCGCCTGCAAGGGCTGGCGGAAGATGGCGCCAGTCGCCTGGCGCTATGGGAAAGGTTCTGGCTCATCGCCTGGGACGCCCCATGGGCAGGTTATGGGCTGGGCTCTTTCATCGAGATCAATCAGCGCCAACTGACCACAGACAGCGCGCTAGCCATGTGGGATTTCGGCGCCGCCCATGCTGCCCCCTTGCAACTGGTGATCGAATTGGGATGGCCGGGGCTCGCGCTGACGATGTCATTGTTTGTGGTGGTTGCCTGGCGCCTGATCAGACACAGGGACCGGCTGCGTGATCCTGTGGCGCTGTCGATGCTGCTGGCGATTTTGCTGCCGCTCGGCGCATCGCTGGTCGATATTGCGATGAATGTTCCAGCCGTCAGCGC from Novosphingobium sp. encodes:
- a CDS encoding COX aromatic rich motif-containing protein → MNQGDFDKWVAKAKGEGGNLDAATYLKLEQPSEADPVRHFAAVQGDLFDRVVNLCVRSGKMCVNQMMALDAKGGTGKAGTFNVAQLTYDKNGREAVTPVIPGQQAEVDKAFVRAMCDPNAKMAGPLLPEGQKPANASTAPAKAPRQSELSLLAPARSTHS
- a CDS encoding SURF1 family cytochrome oxidase biogenesis protein, yielding MTLDLPLATEGKTGGRRQFMLVAALLAFAALFVGLGVWQVKRLAWKEALIARVNAGLSATPQTIDAVPTGLPGELLKAAEYRRFTLHGRWIPEGTTLVTGASAYGTGYWALTPLTTDAGRTLYVNRGYVPMGTTRDAVIAATPAVPVEVTGLLRLTEPHGGFLRGNDPQADRWASRDIFAIAAHRHIAALPDWFIDAQSMRPDQPVDAAITAHQPMAGLTVVSFPNNHLGYAITWFTLALLSLGAILLVRRQR
- a CDS encoding ATP-binding protein — its product is MSDTPPLTPPWDIAPASKRNMMLLIQLRWIAVVGQLLTIWFVAAVLHVHLPIFEMMTVLVLLALVNLATLVLSIGRRGFSYIELLGSLMLDVSALAWQLYQTGGGTNPFAFLFLLQIVIGAILLPPRWSWIIAALAGCDATFLTFFFQPLTLPDVYEGVHFQLYLIGSLLCFLLIGSLLVFFVGRIDRNRRASDARLAALRQRAAEEDHIVRMGLLATGAAHELGTPLASLSVILGDWAHHPSVKQDSDLAEDIALMQGELKRCKAILSGVLISAGEIRGENPQVTSLHTFLHDFIEDWRERSPCPIAFTQDIGEDIDIVADPALRQVLSNIVDNAIDASPTGITIEARSERDWLSIVTTDDGPGFAAQVIDQIGKPYVSTKGRDGGGLGLFLVVNVARKLGGRLKVENREEGGARVTLTIPLSALAFQGKRTK
- a CDS encoding response regulator transcription factor encodes the protein MNDPAPPSPESSISPSLVIVEDDPAFGRTLKRSFERRGYEVQHATSPEELEALLDDDSFDYAVVDLKLGTASGLTCVQMLSQHDPATCIVVLTGFASIATAVEAIKLGAAHYLAKPANTDDIEEAFAQREGNPEVPLEGRKTSIKTMEWEYIHSTLADCDFNISEAARRLGMHRRTLARKLEKRQLK
- a CDS encoding phosphomannomutase; this translates as MTQQDAQTKPLTVDAVMARSGVQFGTSGARGEVVAMTDQVCHAYTTGFLQHLAGLGEFSPGMRVAVAGDLRPSTPRIMAACAQAVRDLGGEPVFCGFVPTPALALYAFGQGIPSLMVTGSHIPADRNGIKFYRPKGEVLKEDEAGMRGQVIATDPALFDDAGMLKAEAPLPEVTEVARSYIQRYVDHFGPQALRGLTIGVYQHSAVGRDVLVEVVEALGGKAVALGRATQFIPVDTEAIRPEDVELAKGWAAEFGFDAIISTDGDSDRPLLADHTGEWLRGDILGVLCARALRAHAVVTPVSSNTVLERSGAFAETDRTRIGSPFVIAAMNAHLAKGEQPVVGYEANGGFLLGTKLGSLEPLPTRDAVLPVLTVIVASRPGKIRDLIEELPPRVTYSDRIQNFATEKSEAIFAKLLEGDKDAQIVRLNEHFGAIAGAVTQLDLTDGIRMTTEQGVIIHLRRSGNAPELRCYSESDTVEQAKAINEQALAIVRDKLA
- a CDS encoding cell wall hydrolase, which encodes MIAPVHIARLWDAGLVAVLALACALVSYVNWGMADSFTGLVPGRVAAAPVVAAGTGSDPELESLLPQQIRNLSSDAARAYNIASPLEPTNPAAPPFHPEWLSAQELERATDCMATAIYYEAASESLAGQLAVAQVILNRVRHPHFPKTVCAVVNQGSERALGCQFTFTCDGALTRAPNPAGLQRARRVAQAALHGATSAQAGQATHYHTIWIVPRWAGQLRKVAIIEHHVFYRPSAFYAGYTLPTPLPALEAHAETPDLAMPRQTHPAIAVNDRPDSAPPPMTSEPKKLMEVTTATFIVPEVEARPLPASDHKPPSDRKIFQFGRNMQRRTNMPLTRF